Proteins encoded together in one Ipomoea triloba cultivar NCNSP0323 chromosome 4, ASM357664v1 window:
- the LOC116016474 gene encoding shaggy-related protein kinase epsilon-like: MNMMRRLKSITSGRSSVSDPGGDSNIKRVKVEQEVDQRATGEPQPKEESTTALRQDAASISQGTTTDVLNVAGVEKSGYDELPKEMNEMKIRDENIDNHEGNVKEMEPAVVSGNGTEVGQIIVTTVGGQNGQQKQNLSYMAERVIGSGSFGVVFQANCLETGDTVAIKKVLQDRRYKNRELQIMRLVDHPNVVQLKHCFYSTTEKKEMYLNLVLEYVPETIYRVSRHYCRMNQPMPIIYVQLYTYQICRALNYLHSIIGVCHRDIKPQNILVNSHTHQLKLCDFGSAKKLVRGEPNISYICSRYYRAPELIFGATEYTTAIDMWSVGCVMAELLLGRPLFPGESSIDQLVEIIKILGTPTREEIKLMNPNYTEFKFPQIKAHPLHKVFHKRMPPEAVDLISRLLQYSPTLRCTALEACAHPFFDSLREPNACLPNGKPLPALFNFTPQELASAPAELRNRLIPEHMSKSIC; encoded by the exons atgaatatgatgCGTCGCCTCAAGAGCATTACTTCCGGCCGTTCTTCCGTTTCTGATCCT GGAGGGGATTCCAACATTAAGAGGGTGAAGGTTGAGCAAGAGGTTGATCAGAGGGCTACGGGTGAACCTCAACCGAAGGAAGAATCCACCACTGCATTAAGACAGGATGCAGCCTCGATATCTCAGGGAACTACCACGGATGTGCTAAATGTGGCTGGAGTGGAAAAATCTGGCTATGATGAGCTTCCCAAAGAAATGAATGAAATGAAAATTAGAGATGAAAATATTGATAACCATGAGGGCAATGTAAAG GAAATGGAGCCGGCTGTTGTTAGCGGTAACGGGACTGAAGTAGGTCAGATAATTGTAACTACTGTGGGTGGTCAAAATGGACAACAAAAGCAG AATTTGTCTTACATGGCAGAGCGGGTGATAGGGAGTGGTTCATTTGGAGttgtttttcag GCCAATTGCCTCGAAACCGGTGATACTGTGGCTATAAAGAAGGTGCTACAGGACAGGAGATACAAGAACCGTGAACTCCAGATTATGCGTTTAGTCGATCACCCTAATGTTGTTCAACTGAAGCATTGTTTCTATTCAACTACCGAGAAGAAAGAAATGTACCTCAACCTTGTGCTGGAGTATGTGCCCGAAACTATCTACCGAGTTTCTAGGCACTATTGCAGAATGAACCAGCCTATGCCCATTATATATGTTCAACTGTATACATACCAG ATTTGTCGAGCTCTAAATTATTTACACAGTATAATTGGTGTGTGTCACCGTGATATTAAACCACAGAATATATTG GTTAATTCCCATACTCATCAGCTAAAGCTTTGTGATTTTGGGAGTGCAAAGAAATTG GTGCGCGGTGAGCCAAATATATCATACATCTGTTCTCGCTACTATAGGGCTCCAGAATTGATCTTTGGGGCTACGGAGTATACAACTGCTATTGATATGTGGTCTGTTGGTTGTGTTATGGCTGAGCTACTTCTTGGACGg CCTCTATTTCCCGGGGAAAGCAGTATCGATCAACTAGTTGAAATCATTAAG ATTTTGGGGACACCAACTAGAGAGGAGATTAAGTTAATGAATCCGAACTATACAGAATTCAAGTTTCCTCAGATTAAAGCTCATCCCTTGCACAAG GTATTTCACAAAAGAATGCCTCCCGAGGCAGTGGATCTAATATCGAGACTGCTCCAGTACTCACCAACTCTGCGTTGTACTGCT TTGGAGGCTTGCGCACACCCGTTCTTTGATTCTTTGCGAGAGCCAAACGCGTGCTTACCGAATGGGAAACCTCTGCCTGCTCTATTCAATTTTACTCCTCAAG AGCTAGCCAGTGCGCCAGCCGAGCTGCGAAACCGTCTCATCCCCGAGCACATGAGCAAATCTATATGTTGA
- the LOC116016473 gene encoding putative pentatricopeptide repeat-containing protein At5g52630, translated as MSKIKLHCFNPLHNCIRLIRKLQTLAISTSRGSHESGLIDKNRSLGGMSKSGSVDEARVVFDKMPERDEFAWNAMISAYAETGRLAEARQLFDKAPNKSSITWSTMISGYCKYGAESEGFELFWAMQNEGHRPSQSTLGSILRICSIKCLLLRGEQIHALAIKTGFDHNLFVTTGLVDMYAKCMRVVEAEIVFKMMQSGKNHVTWTAMIIGYSQNGNSLKAIECFCGMRADNVNGNQYTFPGVLSACAAVCDLSFGVQVHGCVLRGGFGANLFVQSSLVDMYAKCGDLASARKELESMAVDHVVSWNAMILGCVRHGFADAALSLFKEMLARDIETDNFTYPSVLNSLAITKDVKNGKSVHCLVIKSGYDTHKLVSNALVDMYAKQEELTCAKEVFDGIADKDVVSWTSLVTGCAHNGRHDESLKLFREMISAEIAPDQIIVSSILISCADLAVLEFGQQVHANYIKSGHGKSVSVDNSLITMYAKCGCLEDADRVFNSMDARNVMTWTARIIGYAQNGKGRESVKFYDSMIADGIKPDFIAFIGLLFACSHAGLVELGRSYFKSMTEVYGIKPGPYHYTCMIDLLGRSGKMQEAMELLSKMEVEPDATVWKALLSACGVHGNLDLAEKAAAMLFELEPHDPAPYVMLSNVYSAAGKWEASSRTRRLMKAKGVHKQPSYSWMETNGVVHKFSSEDRNHPRANEVYSKVDEVLMSIKEAGYVPDMNCSLHDINEEGRQRNLAYHSEKLAVAFALLYVPKGAPIRIYKNLRVCGDCHTAMKFISKVFQRHIILRDSNYFHHFKLGMCSCGDYW; from the coding sequence ATGAGCAAAATTAAGCTGCATTGTTTCAACCCTCTGCATAACTGTATACGGCTAATTCGTAAGCTTCAAACTCTTGCAATTTCAACTTCAAGAGGCTCCCATGAATCTGGTTTGATTGATAAAAATCGGAGCTTGGGTGGTATGTCGAAATCGGGCTCTGTAGATGAGGCTCGTGttgtgtttgacaaaatgcctgaGAGAGATGAGTTTGCTTGGAATGCAATGATTTCAGCATATGCAGAAACAGGGAGGCTTGCTGAAGCAAGACAATTATTTGACAAGGCCCCAAACAAGAGTTCCATTACATGGTCAACAATGATTTCTGGATACTGTAAATATGGGGCTGAAAGTGAAGGCTTTGAGCTGTTTTGGGCAATGCAGAATGAGGGGCATAGGCCGAGCCAATCGACACTTGGAAGCATTCTTAGGATTTGTTCTATCAAGTGTTTGCTTTTGAGAGGTGAACAGATTCATGCATTAGCAATCAAGACTGGCTTTGATCATAATTTGTTTGTTACAACCGGTCTTGTAGACATGTATGCAAAATGTATGCGTGTTGTGGAAGCCGAGATTGTTTTTAAGATGATGCAAAGTGGGAAAAATCATGTTACTTGGACTGCAATGATCATTGGGTATTCCCAGAATGGCAATTCTTTAAAAGCTATTGAGTGTTTTTGTGGCATGAGAGCAGATAATGTTAATGGCAATCAGTATACATTCCCTGGTGTTTTATCCGCTTGTGCTGCAGTTTGTGATTTATCGTTTGGAGTTCAGGTCCATGGCTGTGTTCTCCGGGGTGGTTTTGGTGCTAATTTGTTTGTACAGAGCTCATTGGTAGATATGTATGCCAAATGTGGGGATTTAGCTAGTGCTAGAAAGGAGTTGGAATCAATGGCGGTTGATCATGTCGTTTCTTGGAATGCCATGATACTCGGGTGCGTGAGACATGGATTTGCTGACGCTGCACTGTCATTGTTCAAGGAAATGCTTGCTAGAGATATAGAAACAGACAATTTTACCTATCCGtctgttcttaattctcttgcCATCACAAAGGATGTGAAAAATGGGAAATCAGTCCACTGtttagtcatcaagagtggCTATGATACTCACAAGCTTGTGAGTAATGCACTTGTGGATATGTATGCTAAACAAGAAGAGCTAACGTGTGCAAAGGAAGTGTTCGATGGCATAGCAGATAAGGATGTGGTTTCGTGGACATCTCTTGTCACGGGATGTGCTCACAATGGCAGGCACGATGAATCTCTAAAGTTGTTTCGCGAGATGATATCTGCTGAGATTGCTCCTGATCAGATTATCGTTTCCAGCATTTTAATTTCCTGTGCAGATCTTGCAGTGCTCGAGTTTGGACAACAAGTCCACGCGAACTATATTAAATCCGGCCATGGGAAGTCAGTATCGGTTGATAATTCTCTTATAACCATGTATGCAAAGTGCGGGTGCCTAGAAGATGCAGACAGAGTTTTTAACTCAATGGATGCTCGAAATGTGATGACTTGGACTGCTCGTATAATAGGCTATGCGCAAAATGGAAAGGGGCGAGAATCTGTGAAATTCTATGACAGTATGATAGCAGATGGGATAAAACCCGACTTCATTGCATTCATAGGTTTGTTGTTCGCTTGTAGCCACGCAGGTCTCGTTGAGCTTGGAAGGTCGTATTTCAAATCCATGACAGAAGTTTATGGGATAAAACCGGGCCCCTACCACTACACCTGTATGATTGACCTCCTCGGGCGCTCTGGCAAAATGCAAGAGGCGATGGAGCTGCTGAGCAAGATGGAAGTTGAGCCCGATGCAACAGTGTGGAAAGCGCTGCTTTCTGCCTGTGGAGTGCATGGAAATCTCGATCTAGCCGAGAAAGCTGCAGCTATGTTGTTTGAACTGGAACCCCACGACCCCGCCCCTTATGTTATGCTATCAAACGTCTACTCTGCAGCTGGAAAATGGGAAGCCTCTTCAAGAACCCGAAGGCTAATGAAGGCAAAGGGTGTTCACAAACAGCCTAGCTATAGCTGGATGGAGACGAATGGCGTGGTGCATAAATTCTCGTCCGAGGACAGAAACCACCCGAGAGCTAACGAGGTTTACTCAAAGGTTGATGAGGTTCTGATGTCGATTAAGGAGGCTGGATATGTGCCCGACATGAACTGTTCTCTTCACGACATCAACGAAGAAGGTAGGCAGCGAAATCTTGCTTATCATAGCGAGAAGTTGGCTGTTGCATTTGCACTTCTTTACGTGCCAAAGGGAGCACCCATTCGGATATACAAGAACCTTAGAGTTTGTGGCGATTGCCATACCGCCATGAAGTTCATTTCAAAGGTTTTCCAACGACATATTATACTCCGAGACTCCAATTACTTCCATCATTTTAAACTAGGAATGTGTTCCTGTGGAGATTATTGGTAG
- the LOC116016879 gene encoding E3 ubiquitin-protein ligase At1g63170-like: MSTARDPNEETSGADANSGSVDGGGGGDGGVDTTPLLNDQIFRSRRFMRNSPSLRGAARFLRRASSRRMMREPSMRVREAAAEQIEERQSDWAYSKPIVILDLIWNLAFIVVSISVLVMSREESPLMPLRLWIIGYACQCVLHMVCVFVEFRRRRSSPESLSSRRISGSRGWSSANSSSESDEETGDYAPERRQNEDEPSVAKHLESANTMFSFIWWIVGFYWVSAGGERLPHDSPQLYWLCITFLAFDVFFVVICVAVACVIGIAVCCCLPCIIAILYAVADQEGATKEDIEQLPKYKFRKLGDFEKQNGEIQESFGGVMTECDTDSPTEHVLPMEDAECCICLCSYDDGIELRELPCRHHFHCACIDKWLFINATCPLCKYNILKNGNQSGREDV, encoded by the exons ATGTCGACGGCTAGGGATCCGAACGAGGAAACTTCCGGCGCAGACGCTAACTCCGGTTCCGTCGATGGCGGCGGAGGCGGAGACGGAGGAGTGGACACGACGCCTTTGCTTAACGACCAGATCTTCCGTAGCCGGCGATTCATGCGCAATTCTCCGAGCCTGAGAGGGGCGGCTCGGTTCCTGCGGCGAGCCAGCAGCCGGAGGATGATGCGGGAGCCGTCGATGCGGGTGCGCGAGGCGGCGGCGGAGCAAATCGAGGAGAGACAGAGCGATTGGGCCTACTCCAAGCCTATCGTCATCCTGGATCTCATCTGGAACTTAGCTTTCATCGTCGTCTCCATCTCTGTGTTAGTTATGAGCCGCGAGGAGTCGCCCTTGATGCCTCTCAGGCTCTGGATTATTGGCTACGCTTGCCAGTGTGTGCTTCATATGGTTTGTGTCTTTGTGGAATTTAGACGGCGGCGAAGTTCACCCGAGAGCTTGAGTTCTAGACGGATAAGCGGCAGCAGAGGTTGGAGCAGTGCGAATTCGAGCTCCGAAAGCGATGAAGAAACTGGTGATTATGCCCCAGAAAGGCGCCAGAATGAGGATGAACCCAG TGTTGCAAAGCACCTGGAGTCTGCCAATACAATGTTCTCATTTATTTGGTGGATTGTTGGATTTTACTGGGTATCTGCTGGTGGTGAGAGGTTGCCCCATGATTCCCCTCAACTTTACTG GCTTTGCATTACGTTCTTGGCATTTGATGTGTTCTTTGTTGTTATCTGCGTTGCTGTGGCTTGTGTCATTGGAATTGCTGTTTGCTGTTGTCTACCGTGTATAATTGCAATCTTATATGCCGTGGCAGATCAG GAGGGAGCAACTAAGGAAGACATTGAACAGTTGCCTAAGTACAAATTCAGAAAACTCGGTGATTTTGAGAAACAAAATGGCGAGATTCAAGAGTCATTTGGAGGGGTAATGACTGAATGTGATACTGATTCACCCACTGAACATGTTCTTCCCATGGAGGATGCT GAATGCTGTATCTGCCTCTGTTCCTATGACGATGGCATTGAACTTCGTGAACTCCCATGCCGCCACCATTTTCATTGTGCCTGTATAGACAAGTGGTTGTTCATAAATGCCACCTGTCCTCTCTGCAAGTACAATATCCTCAAAAATGGCAACCAAAGCGGCAGGGAAGATGTCTGA
- the LOC116017318 gene encoding BON1-associated protein 2-like, with protein sequence METSRDLEITVISGEGLRVGKKNVFVTVKSEFSCNVKATGVDKEGGSFPAWNEKLVVDLPMHARYVTLQVQCKAFSGVKVVGEAKVPTKDFVGGGFVPESYLRFLSYRLRDRKGEKNGIINISVRVKNSPENGAVASCSSQYSRRPWTGLPPAAGNPTNAGVVTGIPVWCSYQV encoded by the coding sequence ATGGAGACTTCGAGGGATTTAGAGATTACAGTGATCTCCGGGGAGGGGCTAAGAGTGGGGAAAAAGAATGTTTTTGTGACGGTGAAATCGGAGTTTTCATGCAACGTTAAAGCGACGGGGGTGGATAAGGAAGGAGGGAGTTTTCCGGCGTGGAACGAGAAATTGGTGGTGGATTTGCCCATGCATGCACGCTACGTGACGTTGCAGGTTCAATGCAAGGCGTTTTCCGGCGTGAAAGTCGTCGGAGAAGCCAAGGTTCCGACCAAGGATTTCGTCGGCGGCGGATTTGTTCCCGAGAGTTATTTGCGGTTCTTGAGCTATAGGTTGAGGGATAGGAAGGGGGAGAAGAATGGGATTATTAATATCTCTGTTCGGGTGAAGAATTCGCCGGAAAACGGCGCCGTTGCCAGTTGCTCGTCGCAGTACTCGCGGCGGCCGTGGACTGGGTTGCCGCCGGCGGCCGGGAATCCTACTAATGCCGGCGTTGTGACTGGTATTCCGGTTTGGTGTAGCTATCAAGTTTGA